A region of the Primulina eburnea isolate SZY01 chromosome 7, ASM2296580v1, whole genome shotgun sequence genome:
gtggaatttttttaaaaaacttgaCAAGATCATATTGCGCTTGGGAAATTGATAAATTTATACcagataattaatttatttatttcaaagtgcaaaataattattatatataatataagactATAGATTTAAGTTTATTGGAAGATATCATACAACGAAATTTCCACTTAATTGAAGAAATAGtcaataaatgattttttttatattgaactatttttagttttaattaaaatcaataaaataatcgAAATTATGATGAAAAATTGAAAAAGTTTATAAGAGAATAACtaattatgtaattttttttagcagTGAAGGTTTATAAAAAGATAATAGAAAagttatatataaataattattgtgATCAGTCatgtaataattaataaaactaaGATACAATTACTTGGAGCaaaatttgcattttaaaagatttgttAAACAAAAAGTGGGAAAAAAGGACAGGCGTGGAGGGTCACTCGGATAAAAGCCCTCTCTGCATTCTTCTTTAGGTTGCCTCCGACGCTCGACCTCCTCTCTTTCCAGCGTCAAAGGGAGAAACGAAAGGGCAAACCAGGGTAAATTCATACGTAAGAAGATATGATTCAGAGCTCAAGACTGAATCTTTAAAGATAATGAGCAGAGGCTCCAGTGTCTTCTTCTTTGAAGAAGATGGTTTCTCATATCCAAGAACAAGAATCCCTTCTCCAGAATTCAATATTTGATGCCCTTTACTGCGAAGAAGAGCATATTGACGAAGATTCGAGCATTGGGTTTGACTTGAAAGAGCCAGAAATTGAAGATTTTCTCGAGATTTGCGGAAAGCCACCCATTTTTCTGTCTGAGCGTGACCTTTTCTGGGAGGATGATGAGGTTTCGAGCCTTTTGTCTAAGGAGAAAACACAAGCCCGTTTGAGTTTTGAAGAAATAAAAGTGGATGGATGTTTAAAAATGGTGAGACATGAGGCCATTGTATGGATTTTGAAGGTGGTTTCCCACTATGGATTCAATGCCCTGACCGCGGCTTTAGCTGTGAACTACTACGATAGATTTATTGCTAGCCCTTACTTTCAAAAGGATAAACCTTGGATGAGCCAGTTGGTTGCTGTGGCCTGTGTGTCGTTAGCAGCAAAGGTGGAAGAGACTCAAGTGCCTCTTTTGATAGACTTTCAAGTATGTTTTCCCATCAacatttcattccttgtgcgtCTTAATTGCAGGTGTTTGTTTAAGTGCCTCTctgatttgattgtgttgtTATCGACTTTTGATTGTGTGCGCGTTTAAGGTAGAAGAATCAAAGTATCTGTTTGAGGCAAAGACTATTCAGAGAATGGAACTCTTGGTGCTTTCTACACTTCAATGGAAGATGAATCCTGTGACACCGATCCCATACTTTGATCACTTTACGAGGAGATTTGGATCGCTAATTAATCCACATTGGGAGTTTTTGTGGAGGTGTGAGAGTTTGACTCTCTGTGTACTCACCGGTAAGCAGATCGGATAATTTTGCTATAAACTTATCATAAATCGGTTGGATGTAGATTATGTCAAACTTCTAATGTGCATCAATGAGAATCTCTCTCTCGTTCTCtggttctttttttcttttttcgtaTCAACTGCTAATGTTGTCCGGTTATGTACGCTATCACAGATTCTAGTCTCCTTCGATATCTTCCATCTGTTGTTGCTGCCGCTACAATGATGTATGTTATTAGAGAGATTGAACCTTGTAAAGAGTTGGAACTCCATAATCAGTTTGTGAGTGTGCTTAAAGCTAGCAAGGTTAGCTATACTTTGAGTGATAATATTTTGGTCTTTCCTTTAAGAATGAATGGTTATCAGACCTTAGTTCTTGATAATGAATTATAAACAGGAAAAAGTTGATGAATGCCATAAACTGATAATGGAGATAATGGATGATCATTGCATTAAGCTGCATTCCAAACGTAAAAATGGGTCCATACCGAACACTCCAACTGGTGTAGTCGATGCTTATTTTAGCTCAGATAGCTCTAATGATTGTTGGGCCTTTTCATCATCCGTGTCATCATCACCGGAGCCATTGTTCAAGAGAAGGAAAGCTCAGGATCAGCACATGAAAGTGGCTCCTCATGGACTGAACCCTGGTTTCTTATAATCTGATATTAGCAGTGGTACTTCGTAAGAACTTTTTCATTATGTTttatatcataatctaaaggaATTATGCAACATTTACTCCGTTTCTTGCCAATTCGACGATGGATGAGACCTATATTTATGATTACTGGCTTTGTTATATTTGATCGGGCGTGGTGATTTATATCTGAGAGAGATGCTATCACAGTTTCATCTTATgttaattgaatatgaattcaAAACCCCTTCTTGTGCAGCATGAGGCCTAATACTGGCTTATGTATGTTTGATCAAGAATCAGTGACAGGGACGACTGATGAGTGTTCCATGTCTTTGGTTGTTCGCAAATAGGATGGATTCTTGAATTAAGAAAACTTTCCCATGTATATGCCAGATTCGCAATATTGGGATAACTTTGTTTATTTAACgtaaaatttgtattttaaaaaaattatatattaaactGTACTACCGTCGAGTACGTAAACCTACTATTTTGTTCTaagtttttatattaatttgatATGTGGAGCCATGTTCTTGAAAGCATGCAAAGATTATCTGCAGTGTGATCTAAGTTGCTGTTTGACAGGGCTTTTCTTGCTTGGTTTTGACCTTACCGACAAGAAATCCCCCATATGAAATGTCTTAATAGGAAAATCATGCATTTTTAATAGCTTAGGTTGGTTTCGTTGTATTTGGAATCTAGGAAAACTAACAAGATTCTTGTTATTGTGATAAAATAACTGGGAATTGCTTATatatgacttggtcaatcttttCTTCTTGAGATAATTTTTGAGATTCAGTTAGCTCCAATGTTCTAATATTTAACAATTTCAGTATCCTTTTCTTGATTATACTTGTTAAGTTTTCTCGGTTCTTGTTTACTCTGAAACACACCAATTATTTGCATTACAAATCTTTTTTAAAACATGTTATcgaataatatattatattgtacGAAAATTCTTCAGTGTTCTGCACTGGGACACATGATGTGAACTGGAACACTCGAcatcaatttttataaaatgtCGTGCTCGTCTGATTGACTGCGTAATTTAGTTATATGTATTTTCAGTTGATACGTGATAACAATCCAAATACGTGAAATAGATTAAAGAAACACGATTTTCACACCAAATATAGAGGCCATAGGAATCAAGGGAGAATTCCCACCTATTGTACTATCATAGTCTTTTGTTAGATTCAACGAACTTAATTAATGTGGATCGATCTCATGCAGAAGAGCGAACGGGCATCAAGTGTCTTGTGATGATGTTGTCCCCTTTAGACTACTTGATTGAGGAGATGGAACATAATCATGGTAATCCTCGTGGGTTTGGAGGCCAATTTTCCAAGAAATATCaaatatgaatgaatgaattaTGAATAGCTATTCTGCCTATTGATTGATAGAACcaataaatgaaaataatgagaACAATTTCGATAAAATCATTTGAGATGACAAAAATATTGGTACAAGTAATTTACCCAAAAAAATTAGATAGAATCATGCAGTTCAATATTGATTAGAAGCATTTataaaatcttgaaaattttggaaaacCTTCAAATGATTGCCACACTTTTCGACGGTACGGGCTGCACGGCCTATTGAATTGGGCCCGCCCGATGATTCTGGTATAATTTGATGACCGTAAATGCAATTTGCATAAAGATAATTTCAATCATGGCTACTGAAATAAGAAGATTTATTATCAGCTACGTCTCtcgattttaaaaaataatggcTACTGAAATAAGATAATAATAATCTTCGAGCCTCTTTTTTGCTTCTCGTGATAGAACCCTAATCGTAATTTTAAGATTTTCACGTATTTACAAACAAAAATTTACTATTTTCACCCGCcgtcgaattttttttttactttactTGCATGTTAAGTGGAAAATGAATGGGTATAACTTTGTGTTTCTTGTATGTTCAGAATGAACTACTTTCTTGTGAAGTGTACATACCACACATGATGATTCTTTATAAGATTTGGACAcatactttaaaatttttaagtttaacCTATATCTTATTTAAGACTAAGAACTGTTCTAATATCTATGAAATATTTCAATTGTTTTGTCCGGTCAAGAAGTTCTGTGAAATTTTGTTGATAACATATATTTCAATTCAATGTGCCTTAACATGGAATTTGTCGCACAACCAAGTTATCAACGACAGGGAGGAATGACAAACTAAGGTTGGATCAGGAAATATATTCAATTGACTTGTTGAGTAATCCATAGTTTacattgaaaaataaataagttGATACTCAAACAAATCATATAAGATTTAACATCAtcgattatatttttaataaaaaaaaccacAAATCTCAACAATATACATAACATAAAtagaaatttaattatatataatgcGTAAGACATTAAAAAGTGAAGTTTTAAATTCTCACGATATGTACTCTCAAGATAAATGTCTTCATGAATGGGACACTAAAATCGTAACCTCACCcacctatttttttttatagcaaGACGGGTTGATCCGTTTTCATCTGATCAACTATAGTTCTGAAAAATGCAAAATCTTGAAAAACACTATTAAAACCAGTGTGTATGTAAAATATTACATGAATATCATGATTTATATGTGTGATAACTGTTGAAATTGATAGATAAATTTTTTACATGTATTTAGCTAATTTTTcttaatatttgaaattgaattatgGAAAGATCTTGAATAGTAATAAATTGCTAAAACATGCGAATAATATTCTAACATTAGAGTATGCGTTactaattctaaaacatgtgaGGTGCTTGTCAACAACAAAATTATATATGCCATATTTGACAAATGATTTAACTTTTAGGACCATATTTTTTCAACTATCACGGGCGTAAAGCGTCATAATCGAGGCTCGCTCGATTGgagcataaattaaaattaattaatatctaaggtaaaatatcaaattataatttaaataatataaaatatggtCCCCAATTCACGTTCTAAGAAACCTTAGGCTGAGTTCATCAATCAGACCATGATGCATTACCAGAAGTATAACTATTGGAGTTATTTTGATTGTTGCTCACTAACAAGAGGATTCCTGTCATTAAAACAAACAAAGTCCGTCATCTCGAAACCCACACCGTGGAACCGACGTTTTATTTTCAAGAATTTATCTATCAAtaaaatgtcattcatatattgAATATACAATTTgtatatatttcatcacatccaatataTTATTATCACCTCATGGATAAATACAAAGTTGAGTGTATCACATAAAAAagctgcatatatatatatatacacacacacacacaacagaGACCACCTCTTTATTTATGAGCAAGTCCATGATTTTTATTGAGGTCGtataatataaaattcaaaaaattaaaatacagTCAAATTATACTCACGTATTTGGGTAAATTTATGGGCCATAATTGTAAGACGAAGAAAATGAAAAGCATTCGATCTTTTCAAGCGATTGGAGGACCTCTTTCATTGGTGGTCTTTTTTGTGGCACACTACATATGCAACTACACCCTAATTTTAGTAGTGCTAACAGAGCTTCCTCTTTCCCCTCCACGTCTGCACGTATCGCCGCATCAGCCATCCTCAAAATCTTGTCCTTGTCTTCCTCTGCTGAGGTGAAATTTCTGATGGCTAATCCGGGAACTGTTTCATCAGATACGATGGCTTTTCCCGTCAGCAATTCGAGCAACACAACACCGAATGCAAAAACATCCCATTTTGGACTGGGCTTTAGATTTCGAAGAGATTCGGGTGCATGATAGGGAGAAATTCCGATTACGCTCGGGCTCGGGCTTGGAGTAGGCCCCATGGTTGTGTAATCGTGGATACTATCCTTTGAGGTTGTAGATCGTTTGCTCCCGAAGTTTCTGGCAGATCCACCGGCCTTGGAACTGCTATCACAGGTGGCGAGCCTTTCGAGGCCGAAGTCTCCTATCATGGGCTCCATTCCAGGGCCCAACAGAATATTGCTGGGCTTCAAGTTTCCATGCACATGTTTTTTCTCGTGGATGTAACAAAGTCCACGGGCCACCCCTTTCGCTATCTTGACCCGATTTCCCCAGGGTAAAGGACAAGGGGATGACCCAGCTTTTCCTACACAAATGAGACAAGCGAAGAGCATGTTAGATTCCATGAATATCTTATTCCTCTAGGCCTTTAGGGCCAGGCATTCTGCATGCTAAACGTTGACTTCATTATCATGCGCAGTTGGCGTAATTCCAATTGCTACAAGACAAGGTTGACTTGCAAATTTTCAATGTTTCAGTTACAATAGTTTCATTCAAACAAATTATTATCTTTCTCGTTACATTCTAAtcctttaaaaaataaatgacTTCTTTCATCCTATAATTTTCGTATACATCAAATCAAATTTGAGATTCATCGCATGAAGAATGCTGGTTATATCTTCTTCGTCAGTGGGTCTCAAAATAGATGACCCTCGCTGAGATTTCTTGGAAAAATCAAGTGTCACAAAATTTGGTGGAGAACCATTTATTTATGTAATCATACAACATAAGTTTACTAAAAACCAAATTGCCCAAAAAATATAAAAGCAAGAAGAGTGAGAACTTACTGTAACGAGCATTAGCGAGACTACCATTGGGcacaaaatcataaataatcaGCTTCTCATCTTCACCCCAATAGAACCCTCGAATCCGAATCAAATTCGGGTGCACCAATTTCGCGATCACTCGAATCTGATTCTCGAAATCCCTGAATCGCTCCACGCCACTCTCCCCAATTCTTCTCACAGCCAACGTGGTACCATCCTCAAGCACAGCTTTGTAAACTATGCTGGAACCTGAGGCGCCTAAAATGTAAGCCGAGGCCTTCAGCAATGTCTCCAATTCCAGGTCCTTTTCTCCGTCGACAGTCACAAGGGATCCTTTTTTCTGCTCTTGGGGGACGTGGGATTCGCGGTTCTTGAGCGAATTTTCGATGTCTCTGTTGCAGGGAGTCGTAATTTCTGATGATGTTTCCACTTCATCTTTGGTGGCGGCGCCGTGTCTTTGTTTCTTTGAGCAAGCCCATGATCTTAGACAGTGGTATTGGTGCGGGGATGTTTCAGAGGATGCCCACTCGAAGTGATCTTTAGAAAGTTCTGTCTCCTTTTGGATTGTACGATCcttgtttttctttttcctcagATGATAAATGTAGATGAAAGTTAGAGTGAGGATTCCCATTCCGGCGACGTCCCCGATGATGATTCCCAGGATTTGTCCGGTCCTGAGACCGGTTCGCTTTCCTCTAGATGGAGCTGAACCAGGGGCGGTGTCGGTAGGTAAGGCAGCGATTGCAGGTGGAGAGTCCGGTGCAAAAGAAGAATCAGGCAGAGTTGCAACGGAAGATGGAATCGAGCAGAGATTGTTTAATGGCTTCCCGCATAATCTGGGGTTGCCGGAGTACGATTTGATGTTTTGGTGAAAGAAAAGATTAGAATTAGGAATTGGGCCTGCAAAATCATTGAACGACAGATCTATTGTTGCATTTGCGGGGATTTTGGCCGCAAATTCCGGCGGAATTTCACCGGAGAGTCTGTTAACCGAAACGTTGAAATACGAAACTATAGCGCCACCAAAATCTGGAGGCAAAGATCCGTTGATCAAATTGGAAGACACGTCTAAACTCTGAACTGAATTAAACCCACCTGGCAGTGCACCAGAAATCAAATTGTTCTTCAAAGAAACCACTGTTAAATTCTGAAGAGTTGTCAAATTTTGTGGCAGTTGACCCGAAAAGTTATTGTACGAAAAATCAAGAACTCGAAGCTCTGAAGCGATGAACAGAGTGGAAGGAATGGGACCGGTAATGAAATTTCCAGAGAGATTAAGATAACTGAGATGTTCGATCATTCCAAGATTCGAAGGGATTGAACCTAGAAGCCTGAGACCCGTGAGTATCAATCCCGTAACCCGAAAATAAGCTTCCGCAGAGCCAGAAGTTCCACAACTGACTCCATTCCACGAACATGGCATCTCATCATTTTCATCCCAGTTCTTCAAAACTCCTAACGGATCACTCAAGACACTACTTTTAAAAGACAACAAGAGTAGCCCGTCAGTGTTCAGCCCGAAAGATTGAGCTTGAAGCATGAAAAAGAAAGCGAGATTCCTCCACCTCCATAAATGGAGTACAGCAAAACTCTTGGTGCCCATTATTTATCATCATTCATCGTCTGTAGTCTGTACACAGCTAGAACCCGAGGAATTGAGCGGGAATTTGAGGCATAGAAAGAGTGCAACGATGTAGAAACTAATTAACTGGTATTTAATTTGCAGAAGGGGCGGCCATGTGAAGGGAGCTTCGCGTGGAAGAGAAAGAATGCATGCATTGAATGAAGAGTCACAGCTCATTTAATAAAAAGTCCAAATTTCTTCACCAAATTAAAACACCTTTGATGGTACTTTGGatatctttatttttcttttctttcttttcttacaactatatacatataacattatatttcattcaaacgatggattttgttcgatcataaaaattatatgaatttataaattttttttagtaattgGAGAGTTACATCGTAAGATTACCAAACATCTAATTTACTTTCATGTACTGGAACAATTACTTTCAATCTTTGGTGTctttatgaaatattttatttttaaaaaaataataaacctcacttatcaaatttctttgatatttttcATCACACAGTACTCCATCTAATTACCTACTTTTGGGATTCATTAGTCGATCAATACTAGTCTTGCCAATATTTCAGCCAAATCGATGAGATTGTTCTTTAGAATATCAAACTAATAACAAGAAACCCATTTCCTATATTTTTCAAGTGAGTAAGATTTACACTGTCGCCGTGTTACTTTCGGTTTCCAATTTTCAGTTTTTAATGCCAATATGATTGGTACCTCGAGAGGCCCGGGTCATGGATATTGAATGATCCCAAGTAATGAATCAGGTTATGAGAAGTTTTAGGCTAATCCGATAATAGCGGGGCAAATGAATGTCCGAGACTCCATCTCCACGGGCAACCAGAAACCCGGGCTTCCAGACGAGTTCTCGAGTGATGGCTTTTTACCCGGGTTACTTCGATAATAGTATCTCATTCGAATACACAAGTATGAGGTAATTATTAATGTTAAAATTGCATGGATTTGACAAAGCGAAAGAGACAGTTTGGCGTGTCAGAAAAGTAGAGTATCAGCAATCATCTTGCCATAATTAGTAAGTTAGCACTGATCTtataaataagagatttgtttAAACATTAAAGGATTAATTCATTCATTTGCTTACATATTGCCTACAACATTCATTACAAAATTCTCCCTATAACCACTGACTGATTTGAGCGTCGAAATTAtcaaatgttgaaaataagaattgtaaatattgaaaattagtgtgtgatgatatatgtaatgatgtatttatttatggattatttacaaaaaaattctataaataagtctctcaatttgtgaagaaaacATACAATTGAGTAGACAAAATTTTCTAAAGTGTATAGTTTAATATtatgattttgagatttttattttttaccgtaaatttttatttttaacatatatatatatatatatatatatatatatatatatatatatataactttttTAGAATTTAAATTAGTTATATTTCGAAATAATTAAAGCGAGACAAAGTATGAATAAACAAATAATAGTGGGATCATTATTGCAGAATCTCACATTTTATTTCTTTCAACCCGTCTCCGTAGGATCCTTACATGtgacaaataaataaaaaatgtaaCTGGTCATCCGTTATGACATAATAATAATAGAGTGAGtctaatgtgagaccgtctcacggatactaatttgtgagacgggtcaaccttactcacattcacaataaaaagtaatactttaagcataaaaaattatactttttcatggattacccaaataagagatccgtctcacaaattcgacccgtgagactgtctcacacaagtttttgtcataataataataatgatgatgatgatgataataaTGTATACAT
Encoded here:
- the LOC140836353 gene encoding cyclin-D3-3-like is translated as MVSHIQEQESLLQNSIFDALYCEEEHIDEDSSIGFDLKEPEIEDFLEICGKPPIFLSERDLFWEDDEVSSLLSKEKTQARLSFEEIKVDGCLKMVRHEAIVWILKVVSHYGFNALTAALAVNYYDRFIASPYFQKDKPWMSQLVAVACVSLAAKVEETQVPLLIDFQVEESKYLFEAKTIQRMELLVLSTLQWKMNPVTPIPYFDHFTRRFGSLINPHWEFLWRCESLTLCVLTDSSLLRYLPSVVAAATMMYVIREIEPCKELELHNQFVSVLKASKEKVDECHKLIMEIMDDHCIKLHSKRKNGSIPNTPTGVVDAYFSSDSSNDCWAFSSSVSSSPEPLFKRRKAQDQHMKVAPHGLNPGFL
- the LOC140836355 gene encoding probable LRR receptor-like serine/threonine-protein kinase At4g37250 → MGTKSFAVLHLWRWRNLAFFFMLQAQSFGLNTDGLLLLSFKSSVLSDPLGVLKNWDENDEMPCSWNGVSCGTSGSAEAYFRVTGLILTGLRLLGSIPSNLGMIEHLSYLNLSGNFITGPIPSTLFIASELRVLDFSYNNFSGQLPQNLTTLQNLTVVSLKNNLISGALPGGFNSVQSLDVSSNLINGSLPPDFGGAIVSYFNVSVNRLSGEIPPEFAAKIPANATIDLSFNDFAGPIPNSNLFFHQNIKSYSGNPRLCGKPLNNLCSIPSSVATLPDSSFAPDSPPAIAALPTDTAPGSAPSRGKRTGLRTGQILGIIIGDVAGMGILTLTFIYIYHLRKKKNKDRTIQKETELSKDHFEWASSETSPHQYHCLRSWACSKKQRHGAATKDEVETSSEITTPCNRDIENSLKNRESHVPQEQKKGSLVTVDGEKDLELETLLKASAYILGASGSSIVYKAVLEDGTTLAVRRIGESGVERFRDFENQIRVIAKLVHPNLIRIRGFYWGEDEKLIIYDFVPNGSLANARYRKAGSSPCPLPWGNRVKIAKGVARGLCYIHEKKHVHGNLKPSNILLGPGMEPMIGDFGLERLATCDSSSKAGGSARNFGSKRSTTSKDSIHDYTTMGPTPSPSPSVIGISPYHAPESLRNLKPSPKWDVFAFGVVLLELLTGKAIVSDETVPGLAIRNFTSAEEDKDKILRMADAAIRADVEGKEEALLALLKLGCSCICSVPQKRPPMKEVLQSLEKIECFSFSSSYNYGP